Proteins from one Elephas maximus indicus isolate mEleMax1 chromosome 12, mEleMax1 primary haplotype, whole genome shotgun sequence genomic window:
- the LOC126087529 gene encoding mucin-3B-like, producing MHTVSRTSNAPTNILPSSSTHPNTDTTFSFITSSSTKPTMIASPPSTENTPTLPLTTSIPITSAVSASTLSTFSTRTVKSSIPTTYTLGKTAFTTPASPTTSTLSDFSSMFSSSSFPSTSLSTLKTSVSIPILGTSPTSSSASPTEGVTVGITSTNEVTTSFTNITPASTSTEAMSSSLSPPNAVTVLTATTSSFLSSPHISSTENTISSAVTTFPTLSSFLTTRTSSATSSLTSTLTETTPFSIITSTTPCPEFISITTVSSSSTTPCTEMNSNIPSSATIPLSTFCPTMEMATSPSSASPRTLLPTHVDASTSMPYPTSRPPNSILTMTTPITSNLLSTQRPTSKTWMSTNSATTPPIKETSETSVATTLPPTTRTSPTSTTTQMTTRSRMTTTPGSCDNGGTWDQGQCLCLSGFSGERCDVLDNKCQNGGKWDGLKCLCTNTFYGPLCEFPVEELELDTVDAAVGMEVSVDQEFSTDLNDNTSQAYREFSTAFQNQMKIVYQNVQEFRSVEILALRNGSIVVDYLVLLELPFSLQLESEYEKVKMALKEELQNASQEGASCGEDTLCFKPDSIKVNNNSRTDLTPEAICRRAAAKDYEDFYFPLVEGNRLRCVTKCTSGVEGAIDCHQGQCFLEKSGPACRCFSSDTHWFSGPRCEVAIHWRALVGGLAGAAALLLLLLLALGVFVARSRSRGGSRSGSWTEDRKWAEIWDENTRGTFSNLGFEDDRIVKEENFQLALENVDTNVNIQRPEVAFTSA from the exons ATGCACACTGTTAGCAGGACATCCAATGCTCCTACAAATATCCTTCCGTCTTCCTCCACTCACCCAAACACAGACACAACATTCAGTTTTATCACATCATCTTCCACAAAGCCCACGATGATCGCTTCACCCCCAAGTACAGAAAACACTCCTACACTTCCCCTCACTACATCCATTCCCATTACCTCTGCCGTCTCAGCTTCGACACTGTCTACATTTAGTACGAGGACTGTAAAATCTTCTATCCCTACCACCTATACCCTTGGAAAGACAGCTTTCACCACCCCTGCCAGTCCTACCACCAGTACATTGAGTGACTTCAGTTCCATGTTTTCATCATCTAGTTTTCCAAGCACATCCCTTTCTACTCTTAAAACATCTGTCTCAATTCCCATATTGGGTACTTCTCCCACATCCTCAAGTGCGTCTCCTACAGAAGGTGTGACTGTAGGGATTACTTCCACAAATGAAGTAACTACATCTTTTACCAACATCACTCCTGCTTCAACATCCACAGAAGCAATGTCCTCTTCTCTATCTCCTCCCAACGCAGTTACAGTGCTTACTGCCACCACTAGCTCTTTTCTTTCCTCGCCACATATCTCAAGTACAGAAAACACAATTTCTTCTGCTGTCACCACTTTTCCTACTCTCTCTTCGTTTCTAACTACAAGAACATCTTCAGCAACCTCTTCTCTCACAAGTACTCTTACTGAAACAACCCCCTTTTCTATTATTACTTCTACAACACCATGTCCAGAATTTATATCAATTACCACAGTCTCTTCATCATCCACTACTCCATGCACTGAAATGAATTCCAATATACCTTCTAGTGCCACCATTCCATTATCAACATTCTGCCCCACTATGGAGATGGCCACCTCTCCTAGTTCAGCCAGTCCGAGAACTCTCCTTCCTACACATGTGGATGCTTCTACTTCAATGCCTTACCCCACTAGCCGGCCTCCTAATTCTATCCTCACAATGACCACACCCATTACCTCCAATTTGTTGAGCACACAAAGGCCCACCAGTAAGACCTGGATGAGCACCAACTCTGCAACCACCCCGCCCATCAAGGAGACTTCAGAAACATCAGTGGCCACCACCCTGCCTCCCACCACCCGTACATCACCTACTTCGACCACTACTCAGATGACTACACGGTCAAGGATGACCACCACCCCAG GCTCTTGTGACAATGGTGGGACCTGGGACCAAGGTCAGTGCCTCTGCCTCTCGGGATTCTCTGGTGAGCGCTGTGACGTCTTGGACAACAAGTGCCAGAATGGGGGCAAATGGGATGGCCTCAAGTGCCTGTGCACCAACACCTTTTATGGCCCCCTTTGCGAGTTCCCTGTTGAAGAGTTGGAACTGG ACACTGTGGATGCTGCAGTGGGCATGGAGGTGTCTGTGGACCAGGAGTTCTCCACCGACCTCAATGACAACACTTCCCAGGCCTACAGGGAATTCAGCACTGCCTTCCAGAATCAG ATGAAGATCGTTTACCAAAATGTGCAGGAGTTCCGGAGTGTGGAGATCCTGGCCCTAAG AAATGGCAGCATCGTGGTGGACTATCTGGTCCTGTTGGAGTTGCCCTTCAGCCTCCAGCTGGAGAGTGAGTATGAGAAGGTGAAGATGGCCCTGAAGGAGGAGCTCCAGAATGCCAGCCAGGAGGGGGCCAGCTGTGGGGAAGACA CTCTGTGTTTTAAGCCTGACTCCATCAAGGTGAACAACAACAGCAGGACGGATCTGACTCCAGAAG CCATCTGCCGCCGCGCCGCTGCCAAGGACTACGAGGATTTCTACTTCCCCTTGGTTGAGGGGAACCGGCTCCGCTGCGTCACCAAGTGCACGTCGGGTGTGGAAGGCGCCATCGACTGTCACCAGGGCCAGTGCTTTCTGGAGAAGAGCGGTCCCGCGTGCCG CTGCTTCTCCTCGGACACGCACTGGTTCTCAGGCCCGCGCTGCGAGGTGGCTATCCACTGGAGGGCGCTGGTCGGGGGCCTGGCGGGCGCCGcggcgctgctgctgctgctgctgctcgcGCTGGGCGTCTTCGTTGCGCGCTCCCGGAGCAGGGGCGGCTCCCGTAGCGG GTCCTGGACCGAGGACAGGAAGTGGGCAGAGATCTGGGATGAGAACACTAGAGGCACTTTTTCAAATTTGGGCTTCGAGGACGACAGAATAG TCAAGGAAGAAAACTTCCAGTTGGCGTTGGAGAACGTGGACACCAATGTGAAC